Below is a genomic region from Pyrococcus kukulkanii.
GCTAGGAGAAAATTCCTGGAGACTAAGGATGTTGATCTGGCCCTTAAGGAATTCCCCAAGTTCCTGAGGTACGAAAGAGCAATGCTTTACAGGTATAAAGAAACTAAAAGCTGGAAGAAGGCCTTTCTAGTTCTTCCAAGGCCAATATTAAAGATCTTTATCCATGCATTTCAGGCTTACCTGTTCAATCTGTACCTTTCAAAGAGGATAGAGGGGGGATTGCCACTAAACGAGGCTCTCCCAGGGGATATAGTCGTTCAGGTCAAGCGCGGAATACCACTTAGAACGAGAACTTACAGGGTGACGGAAACCAATGTAGACTTCGTGAACTCAAAGATAAAGAGGGGAGAAGCAATGGTTTCCGGGCCGATCTTTGGCTACTCTATGAGAAAAGCTGAAGGCATCCCAGGAAAACTTGAAAAGGAAATCTTGGAAGAGGCAGGAATTAGCCTCGAGGCGTTTAAAAAGCTTCCAAAACCGCTGAGGGAGCCTGGAGGTAGAAGGGAACTCCTAATAAAGCCGAGAAAGTTTGCGTATAGGATCGAGGGAAATGACGTTGTGTTTAGGTTCTTCCTGCCCAAAGGTGTTTACGCGACGAGCGTTCTCAGGGAGATTATGAAGACTAGAGCTCTATCCCCTTTACCTTGTCGCTGACGTAGCCCTCCAAAATTTCAACCCTAACGTACCTCTCTTCTCCCGTAAGGTCGGCCATTAGTGCCACTGCCCTCTGGTAGTCCCAGAGCCTCCTCTTAGCTTCATCTGTAACCCTGTACGCCATAACAATTATCTCCTTCTCCATCTTCTGGCTTGCCATTTCTATTACCTTTAGGGCATCTTCCTCCGTGAACACTCCCTTCTTCTTCACCAGCATATCTATACCCCCGAAACTAGTTTCGGGGGTATACAAATAGAAAGTTTATGGCTTGACTATCTTTGCTATATAGAATGCTTCGGTATCGTTGTCCTGGGGATGAATTCTAACGGTCTTCTTTAGTTCTTCGCTGTACTTTCTCCCCTCCCATTCCAAAACCGGCTCAGTTGTC
It encodes:
- the truD gene encoding tRNA pseudouridine(13) synthase TruD, with the translated sequence MRYLSEAPGIGGKIKAYPEDFIVREVLPSSIFRSGKCRIYLLKKRNWETMAAIKEIAKRVGIHYSEIGFAGTKDRHAVTYQYISICRDVDLAQVRIAEIGIKFVGYGRPLKLGLLLGNWFKIRVRDAERPELIKDIIAELKNKGGFPNYFGVQRFGERRSVNHIVGRLLLEGKYEEAAEVFLGYPGEGMEGDDARRKFLETKDVDLALKEFPKFLRYERAMLYRYKETKSWKKAFLVLPRPILKIFIHAFQAYLFNLYLSKRIEGGLPLNEALPGDIVVQVKRGIPLRTRTYRVTETNVDFVNSKIKRGEAMVSGPIFGYSMRKAEGIPGKLEKEILEEAGISLEAFKKLPKPLREPGGRRELLIKPRKFAYRIEGNDVVFRFFLPKGVYATSVLREIMKTRALSPLPCR